A part of bacterium genomic DNA contains:
- a CDS encoding RyR domain-containing protein: MKYTPRPIDTENVTLSADLVELTERLAENAHDVWALQRIAQGWTWGEERDDKTKTHPDLMPYANLPESEKEFDRSTAMETLKAIIALGYSIARREP; this comes from the coding sequence GTGAAATACACCCCGCGACCGATCGACACCGAGAATGTAACTCTGTCCGCCGACCTGGTCGAGCTTACCGAACGGCTGGCCGAGAACGCCCACGACGTCTGGGCGCTTCAGCGCATCGCGCAAGGCTGGACCTGGGGCGAGGAACGCGACGACAAGACCAAGACCCACCCTGACCTTATGCCATACGCCAACCTGCCGGAATCGGAAAAGGAATTTGACCGCAGCACGGCGATGGAGACCCTGAAGGCCATCATCGCACTGGGATACAGCATTGCTCGGAGGGAGCCATGA